A region of Flavobacteriales bacterium DNA encodes the following proteins:
- the ruvA gene encoding Holliday junction branch migration protein RuvA, with amino-acid sequence MIAQIKGKLIEKTPTYVVIDCGGVGYQLHISLNTFSKIGNDESCLLFTHFVVREDAHLLYGFKEKSERELFRQLISVSGVGSSTAMMILSSLSPDETKAAIISGNVNVLKSVKGIGLKSAERIIIDLRDKIGKSSDGNEIFSASSNNTIKEEALSALVMLGFSKMPAEKALTKIMAETPSLTVEELIKRTLKSL; translated from the coding sequence ATGATAGCTCAAATAAAAGGTAAATTAATAGAAAAAACACCAACTTATGTGGTGATAGATTGTGGTGGTGTCGGATACCAACTTCACATTTCGTTAAATACATTTTCAAAAATTGGAAACGATGAAAGTTGTTTACTTTTTACGCACTTTGTAGTGCGCGAAGATGCCCATTTATTGTATGGATTTAAAGAAAAAAGTGAGAGAGAATTGTTTCGACAATTAATCTCAGTTTCAGGTGTTGGTTCGAGTACTGCAATGATGATTCTTTCATCACTTTCACCCGACGAAACAAAAGCTGCAATTATTTCTGGAAATGTTAATGTGCTAAAAAGTGTTAAAGGCATTGGCTTAAAATCTGCAGAGCGAATTATAATTGATTTAAGAGATAAGATTGGGAAATCTTCTGACGGTAATGAAATTTTTTCAGCTTCATCAAACAATACTATCAAGGAAGAAGCGTTAAGTGCACTTGTTATGTTGGGTTTTTCAAAAATGCCAGCTGAGAAAGCATTGACTAAAATTATGGCAGAAACACCAAGTTTAACAGTAGAAGAGTTGATTAAACGAACCTTAAAAAGTCTTTAA